The following are from one region of the Rhizobium sullae genome:
- a CDS encoding sulfite oxidase has product MPTPEQPSLIVRQKSPQNIEFPFASLSDWLIPTELFFVRNHFPSPDLDARDWRLRVGGAVERPIELDLDSIKAMRSTTFTAVVECAGNGRVYYVPPKEGLQWQNGAVGNAAWTGVLLREILEMAGVKRTAREVLLAGADSGVVDTNKKTASPGPIAFARSLPLEKAISDSTILAYSMNEEPLTRDHGYPLRAVVGGWFGMAWVKWITHITVVEQPFLGYWQARDYFRWERSLGEPRLVPLAEMEVKAQIARPVQGARLIAGQPYRIFGAAWSGEAVIRQVQVCTGDGRGWREGRLLETERPFAWRLWEYVWTPEEVGRYKLRCRAIDGAGCVQPDLQRSDCESYAANWIVPVEVSVVPEPQTYEEEFVI; this is encoded by the coding sequence ATGCCGACACCAGAGCAACCCAGTCTAATAGTTCGACAGAAATCCCCACAGAACATCGAGTTTCCGTTTGCGTCGCTCTCCGATTGGCTGATCCCAACCGAGCTGTTCTTCGTGCGAAACCATTTCCCGTCGCCGGACCTCGATGCGCGAGACTGGAGATTGCGCGTTGGCGGGGCGGTGGAGCGGCCGATCGAACTTGACCTCGACAGCATCAAGGCGATGCGGAGCACGACTTTCACCGCCGTCGTCGAGTGCGCAGGGAACGGGCGCGTCTACTATGTGCCGCCGAAGGAGGGGTTGCAGTGGCAGAACGGAGCCGTCGGCAATGCCGCGTGGACAGGTGTTCTTCTGCGCGAGATTTTGGAAATGGCGGGCGTTAAGCGAACCGCACGTGAGGTTCTGCTTGCAGGCGCCGACAGTGGCGTCGTCGACACGAACAAGAAAACGGCTTCTCCCGGCCCCATCGCTTTTGCGCGCAGTTTACCGCTTGAGAAGGCCATCTCTGACAGCACGATCCTTGCCTATTCGATGAACGAGGAGCCGTTGACGCGCGATCACGGCTATCCGCTACGCGCGGTCGTGGGTGGCTGGTTCGGCATGGCTTGGGTCAAGTGGATCACGCATATCACGGTTGTGGAACAACCGTTCCTTGGCTACTGGCAGGCGCGCGACTATTTCCGTTGGGAGCGCAGCCTCGGGGAACCCAGGCTGGTCCCCCTCGCGGAGATGGAGGTCAAAGCGCAGATCGCGCGTCCCGTACAGGGGGCGCGTCTCATCGCCGGCCAGCCGTACCGGATTTTCGGAGCCGCCTGGAGCGGAGAGGCTGTTATCCGGCAGGTGCAGGTCTGCACCGGAGATGGCAGGGGCTGGCGCGAGGGAAGGCTCCTCGAAACAGAACGTCCCTTTGCATGGCGCTTGTGGGAGTACGTGTGGACCCCTGAAGAAGTGGGGCGATATAAACTGCGATGTCGCGCGATCGATGGGGCGGGGTGCGTGCAGCCCGACCTCCAGCGTTCCGACTGCGAGAGCTACGCGGCCAATTGGATCGTTCCGGTGGAGGTTAGTGTCGTTCCCGAGCCACAGACGTACGAGGAGGAATTCGTGATCTAA
- a CDS encoding DUF938 domain-containing protein, which produces MPPEKKDRSPVALEQRDVSADQRMFSPSVARNSAPILAVLKRVLPTHGAVLEIGCGTGEHAVCFAGAMPNLTWQPSDPDAAARTSTSSWIKFAGLKNVLAPRDIDVCSGQWGVEQTGHFDAIVSINMIHIAPWAASLGLFAGAGRLLHAGGLLLLYGPFMRDGAHNAPSNAAFDAALKERNPSWGVRDIADLEQVGEAAGLNLRETIEMPTNNMLLVFSSSSA; this is translated from the coding sequence ATGCCCCCAGAGAAGAAGGACCGTTCGCCTGTTGCGCTGGAACAGCGCGACGTAAGCGCCGACCAGCGCATGTTCTCGCCTTCTGTTGCGCGAAATTCGGCGCCGATCCTCGCGGTCCTAAAACGTGTCCTTCCAACTCATGGCGCCGTGCTGGAGATTGGATGCGGGACCGGCGAGCACGCCGTGTGTTTTGCGGGAGCAATGCCCAACCTCACCTGGCAGCCGAGCGATCCGGATGCCGCCGCCCGCACCAGCACGTCTAGCTGGATCAAATTCGCAGGGCTGAAGAATGTGCTGGCGCCGCGGGATATTGATGTGTGCTCAGGACAATGGGGCGTCGAACAAACGGGGCATTTTGACGCCATCGTGTCGATCAATATGATCCATATCGCGCCATGGGCGGCAAGCTTAGGATTGTTCGCAGGAGCTGGCCGTTTGCTTCACGCTGGTGGGCTTCTTCTTCTCTACGGCCCATTCATGCGCGACGGGGCACACAACGCCCCCTCGAACGCTGCTTTCGACGCGGCTCTAAAGGAGCGCAACCCATCCTGGGGTGTGCGTGATATCGCTGATCTTGAACAAGTGGGTGAGGCCGCTGGACTTAATCTCCGTGAGACGATTGAGATGCCTACCAACAATATGTTGCTGGTCTTCTCCAGCAGTAGTGCCTGA